From the Trifolium pratense cultivar HEN17-A07 linkage group LG4, ARS_RC_1.1, whole genome shotgun sequence genome, the window CCTTCATTCTTCAATTCCACAATTCAATAGGTCCATTTTGAATTTTGGGCCATTctcaaaaaatgcaaaaaacataaaaatttgtAACTTTAACTCCAAGTCAAGAACTTTTCACTTGAAAAACAACCCCTTTAACTATAATCCACAAATTTTAGCTAAATCCAATGCTGCAATTGGAGAAGCTACTTTGGAGCAGCCAGAGGAAGTACCATTGAAACATAGAAAGATTTTTCTATCTAATGTTGAagtgaagagagaaagagaagttCTTTTTGGAAGGAAATGGAATTCATTGGATATTGGAACTTTTGGTATTGTTTTGTCAATGCATTTGTTATGCTTATTTGCTCCATTCAATTTCAATTGGGCAGCTTTTTGGGTTGCTGTGGCACTTTATGTGATTACTGGACTTTTTGGAATCACACTCTCTTTTCATAGGAATCTTTCTCATAGAAGTTTTAAGCTTCCTAAATGGCTTGAATATTTTTGTGCTTATTGTGGAGTTCTTGCTCTTCAGGTTGAATTTTTGCTTATtcaaagttttcatttttttagcaTTCAATTTTGTCTCTTGTTAGAATTAGTTGGAGATTATTAAATGTAGTTGAAGTTTGTTAGAATAGTTGCAAGTTGGTTAGGATTATAATGAGGGTAAGATAGAAGTTTGTTAGAATAGTTCTAAGTCTCTCTCTAAgtactattataagcaaaaatctgtttttgaggtttattgaataattgatgcaTTTGGTCtgtcagatacattagttactcaaaaaatttcaaaaatgattttttgtctATAATAGTGACTAGAAGGAGTAAACATTTGACTACCTTCAATAATCTCCAACTAAATGGATGTTTGGATTGACAatgagtttgacagaatcacAACAAATCGTTGTGATTTTGGTAAAATTTATATGGCTTCAATAAAATTACGgtatgattttgtcaaactcactGTGATTTCAAAGAATCACTGATTCTAAGATCTCTATTCATTGTTTTTTCTTATTGAAGGGAAGATGAAATGTTGCTTTGGTTTTGTGCTTTTGGTGTGCAGGGAAATCCAATAGATTGGGTGAGTACTCATAGGTATCACCACCAGTTTTGTGATTCTGAGAAGGACCCTCATAGCCCTATTGAAGGATTTTGGTTTAGCCATATGACTTGGCTATTTGATACCATTTCTATCGCAGAAAGGGTATGAATGTTCCCTCACTCGCTCACTATACCAATTATATAAAAATCGAACTAGACGAGTCTTGAACCGACCTATGTGCCGTTTGGTTATTTGAACGGTTTAACTGTATTTTAGTCATAGTTTGAACGATTTAAAGTAGTTTAACTATGACTCGGAGATTTTAGTGGTTCAATGTTTAgttcgatttttaaaacattgtacTCTCTATATTGTAGAGCTATAAACAAAGTCTTAATTCACTTACAAAATGAATGTGTGCAGTGTGGAGAACCAACCAATGTTGGTGATTTAGAGAAACAATCCTTTTATAGGTTTATCAGAAGCACTTACATGGTGCATCCATTTACTATGGGAGTTCTTCTATATGCCATAGGTGGATTTCCTTTCCTTGTTTGGGGAATGGTATGAAAAtttctttcatttcaatttttgttgttgtttccgATTTGATTCTTTGGTTACAAAACAAAACTTAGAAATTGTCGGGcgattttcaatttaattccttaaattattaatattttaaaataattttcgaAATTGAAAATCTTCaaccatattatttttttatcagtcAATTTAGTTCTAGAAATTGTCTGATCGATAATTTCTAAATCAATGATATTAATGCATATTTGATAATTCTATAGATTAAACTGACAACATGGAAATCATAGAATTTAGAAATTAAATTGATTCACTGATTAAAGTTcaatatattagatttttatattgagCTTAATGCATGCAGGGCGTGAGGGCTGTTTGGGTTTACCACATCACTTGGTTTGTAAACTCAGCTTGCCATGTTTGGGGGAAGCAATCTTGGAACACAAGGGacttatcaaaaaataattggTACTATTTTAATTAGCTttacttttattatatttaatgttttgtatttaattcataagttatatatattcttaatttttatctaaaatttcTTAGGTGGGTGGCTTTGCTTTCATTTGGTGAGGGTTGGCACAATAACCACCATGCATTTGAGTATTCAGCAAGACATGGTTTAGAGTGGTGGGAAATAGACATGACATGGTACTTGGTGAAATTTCTTCAAGCTATTGGTTTGGCAACTGAGGTTAAAGTACCAAGTGAAAGTCAAAAGCTGAAAATGGcatttaataataatgatgtgGTTGCCACATGAAACACACAATTTTTTAAGATTGCATAAAGATTTTTGGTAGGCTATTGTTCTTTTGAGACTTTTCTGATTTCAACCATTTTGAATTATGATTGCTGGATTTGACTATGTATATTGTAATATATAATACTAAAATCTTATACTCCACACCATTTTGTAAATCTTAAATGGTTTATGAATTTCATCAAAGGACGCATACTTTGAGAGAATCTGAATTTGATTAgtcaacaaatataaaatataatgttgATATATCAATAGTTAAATGAACAAACACATTACTTCTTTTGAAAGTTAAGGTTATCCCCTACCGCACTCGAACCCATTAATTACTTAAGGGTGAACATTGATTCGGGTTCAAACCGTCCAACTGCACCCCCAATCCGCGGGTGAGATGTATATAGATGtattttttgtcatttaaaaaaagtCCAAATAACTTGGAATGGTTTAACGAAAAATTCTCAACCCACCCCTCATATTTCTTTTTCACTCCCCAGCACTCTAAAACTTTCGGAAAATACGTTCTAAAGTGTTTTTCTAGTGTAAATTTcagtaaaatttacactaaaaaaattcagaaaacatTTTCCGAATTTTCCTGTGCAAAAAGAGATATTCAGGGGGTCGATAGATAATTTTTATGGTTTAAATGGACAATTTATTGTGGTTTGGGCCAATTATTGAGTTGGCTCAAAATGTATAGCCCAATTAAAATCATTTACTTGGTTGCTTTTTGTTTCTCTTGAATTGCTCGCACCACAAAACACTACTAGTCGGGAAGATATCTCCtggtaaaatttacactatcgAAAGATATTTTTTGATAAGATTTGCATTACTGAAAGTTATTTGACGATAAAATTTGCATTACCagaaaatatcttttaataGATAGGAAGATATGAAAGGATTCTGATTAATTTAGAGAGACAGAACAATCATCTTTAGGATTTATCttattttggccaatttttatattcaaaaggGGCTAATTTTAcctatttttcaattaaaaaattggaCTATTTTGATccatttttcattcaaaacGTAGCCCAAAGAAACCTTATCACAATCTAAGACTAACACAACATTCACATGACAAAATTAAcaacaaagagagaaaaatattaatacaaaatGATAATATTCTATCACTGAACCCAAATAAACttaaatgttttaaatataaatagcTCAAACATTATAATTTCATGCAATGCAGGCAAGCACCAATACATTTCAGTCACCAAGCATAAATTGAAGCATACAAGTTTAGGAAGCC encodes:
- the LOC123921538 gene encoding palmitoyl-monogalactosyldiacylglycerol delta-7 desaturase, chloroplastic, translating into MALITSQPKNPIFYNHFTTLHSSIPQFNRSILNFGPFSKNAKNIKICNFNSKSRTFHLKNNPFNYNPQILAKSNAAIGEATLEQPEEVPLKHRKIFLSNVEVKREREVLFGRKWNSLDIGTFGIVLSMHLLCLFAPFNFNWAAFWVAVALYVITGLFGITLSFHRNLSHRSFKLPKWLEYFCAYCGVLALQGNPIDWVSTHRYHHQFCDSEKDPHSPIEGFWFSHMTWLFDTISIAERCGEPTNVGDLEKQSFYRFIRSTYMVHPFTMGVLLYAIGGFPFLVWGMGVRAVWVYHITWFVNSACHVWGKQSWNTRDLSKNNWWVALLSFGEGWHNNHHAFEYSARHGLEWWEIDMTWYLVKFLQAIGLATEVKVPSESQKLKMAFNNNDVVAT